GACCTTCCGGACGGCCTTTGAAACTCCGTCATCTAAGGTAAAGGTTTCGCGATCATAGTCTAAAGATAAGCCCAGCTTGGCCCACTGTTCGTGAATCGTAGCAGCAAACTTATCCTTCCAGTCCCAAACCTGTTGAATGAACTTTTCTCGACCTAGATCATACCGTGAAATGCCTTCGTCTTGTAACATAGCTTCTACTTTGGCCTGCGTTGCAATCCCCGCGTGATCCATGCCTGGTAACCATAGCGTATCGTACCCTTCCATCCGTTTTTGCCGGATCAGCATGTCCTGCAGCGTCGTATTCCACGCGTGTCCCAAGTGGAGTTTTCCCGTTACGTTTGGTGGCGGCAGGACAATTGAATATGGCTTGGCCTTTTCATCCCCACTAGGTTTAAATACACCTTCGTCAACCCATTTTTGGTACATTCCTTGTTCCACGGCTTGCGGATCAAACTTCGTGGACATGGCTGTTTTTGCTTCTTCCTCACTCATCAAATTCACCCCTTCAAAAATAAAAAAGCACTCGTTCCTATTTCACAATAGGACGAATGCTCGCGGTACCACCTAAATTGAATTAACAAAGTTGTTAATCCCAACTCAATTCCGATAACGGCGGTAACCGGTTATAACTACTGATTTCGTAATAACTGCTCCCAAGTTACACAAATTGGCTTCGTTAAGAGCCTCCCACCAACGCTCTCTCGCTTCTAACTGGTTCCAACTTGCCTCTTGTTCATTACATTTATTGTTTGCCCATTAATATACTGAACTTTAGCTAATCCGTCAACTACTTTCTTAAAGAAGTTGTTCTAAAGCCGTCAAAGCTTGTTGATAATCAGGTTCAGCCGCAATTTGATCCAAAATTTCTTCGTACGTAATCTTTCCCTGCGCGTCTACGACAAAAACGGCCCGAGCAAGGTGCTTGAAACTAGGAACATACAAGCCCGTGGCTTGACCAAATTCTCCTTGCTCATCGGATAACACGGCTAAATTTTGTACACCCTTGGCCGCACACCAGTCCGTTTGTTCTGCAATCGAGTTGTTGGAAATTGTCACAAACCGTGCAGCGGGATACTGGTCCGCTTGTTGGTTAAACTTCTTGGTTTCCATGCTGCACACGTCCGTATTCAAATCTGGAACGGCACACAAAATCATTGGTTTCCCCAGTAAATCAGTAGTAGTAACTGGCTGATTTTGATCGTTTTGCACCGTAAATTCCGGTAAGCGATCCCCAACTACCGGTGGAGTTCCCACTAATTCAACTTCGTGATCCATTAATTTAACTTTCATCATGATTCCTTTCTGATTGTCCCTTATAATAATTCAGCAAAAACGTCTTCTTGGGAGTTGAGATAGTCATCCCCCACGTTAATCTTCGTGACTTCAATTCCAGCTAAAGCATCTTGCATTAAACCGTCTACGTCTACCAACTGTTCAAATTCGTGGGTTTTCTCTAAATCCGGCTTCGTTTTCGGAGCAGGTGGAGTGAAAATCGTACAACAATCTTCAAATGGCATAATTGAGAGGTCGTATGTATCAATTTCCCGCGCAATTTTAATGATTTCGGTTTTATCCAATGAGATTAGTGGACGAAGCACAGGCAGGGTCGTCACATCGTTAATCGCCCGCATACTTTCGAGCGTTTGCGAAGCTACTTGTCCCAATGATTCTCCGGTAAAGACCCCGTTACAGTGGCGGTCAATCGTAATGGCCGCCGCCAACCGCAGCATCATCCGCCGTTGAATCGTCATCAGGTATCCTTCTGGAACCCGCTTTTTCACCTCTTCTTGCACCTTAGTAAACGGGACCTGAATGAAGTCAATGGTACCTCCAAAGGCCGCGAGTTTCGCCGCCAGGTCCTTCGCTTTCGCGAGGGCTTGTTGGCTAGTG
This genomic stretch from Fructilactobacillus carniphilus harbors:
- the tpx gene encoding thiol peroxidase, giving the protein MMKVKLMDHEVELVGTPPVVGDRLPEFTVQNDQNQPVTTTDLLGKPMILCAVPDLNTDVCSMETKKFNQQADQYPAARFVTISNNSIAEQTDWCAAKGVQNLAVLSDEQGEFGQATGLYVPSFKHLARAVFVVDAQGKITYEEILDQIAAEPDYQQALTALEQLL